From the Hevea brasiliensis isolate MT/VB/25A 57/8 chromosome 13, ASM3005281v1, whole genome shotgun sequence genome, the window AAAAGTAGAATATAGTTTGACAGAAAGAAGGATAGCTAAAACATCAAAAGAATGTTATGTGTCCATAGTTAGATTTAAagggtgaaaaaaaaaaagtagtaagCTTAAGACTGTTAGATAGTTGAAGTAGAGCACAAAAATTTCCCTCATTGGATTTTGCTTACTGTTGCAAGAAAGTGAACCTTCCAGAAAATGTCAGAATGGATTATGCATAGAATTTGGGTAGCAGATACTTGCATTATAGGTGTTTGTGATATATGTCGAAATGGTTGCTGCATAATATAATGACATTTTTTGATGTAATAGTAGCTTAATTTGTATTTCTATTTTATGTGTTTAGCCATTTGTGTCCTGCATATTGACATTTTTTTTATGAGTAGGTTGGAAATGCCAAGCTTTGTATTGTTATTGTGCTGAATTTGCTCACATGTTATTTTTCTTGGCAGGGCCTGTGAACATATTGTTCTTCTTCATTATAGAGACATCATGAGCTTGGTAAGTTTCTATTGACCTGATTCCTTAATCTCAAAGTAACAAATCTCAtaaaacattaaattttattttattgggtAAGCATAAGAATGACTTAAGATTTGTTATTGTGCCTATGTTGATGCCTTTCCCTTTTTCTTGTGAGAATCTGCTCCTGTTATATTATAtgtaacttttctttttcttgtgagAATCTCATTTGTATGTTTTTAGTTCCTTTTCTTTACTATTAAATGAATTTCAGCTAAACATTGCTTCACTGCTTAGCTTGTGATAATGAGTTTTTGGATGTGAAAATTTATATCATCTATGGGGTCAATTCACTAACAAAGTTGTTCAGTTTTGATTATAGTGTACAATTCTTGAATATTCAATCTAATTctattcataaaaaaaatatatttcagaATATTTTCTTATCCCATGCGAATTTTCTAATTTCTATCTTTTGCCTCATTACATGAAATTCACAATCAACCTAGTTAACTCATAAATCTCACCATTTCCAGTTGTGGCTAGTGTTGCGTTGTTTGAATTTAAATTAATCTCAGTAGCCACATTTACGTTTTCAGGTAAAAGAGTTTCCTATTCTGTTCTGTGGCCTCCTAGCTCTTGTGCAGTATCTAGCTGTTCTGCTCCAGGTACAAGTCCTTGTTCTACCATTCAAGATCAAGGAACTGCCTTTGATTTTACATCTGATGATGGGATAAATTTTTGAAAAGTCTGGGCCACTTGGGGTGGAAGAGGGTTTAAGGGGCTAATGGTCAGCAAGAGAAGCGTAGTTTTCTTGGCGTCTGAATTTGAGAGCTGAATATGTTTAGGCATCCTGAAATAGGAAGCACTGATGGAAAATCTGAAAGCTCTTCTGTTGATGGCTCTCTTCTCGGACTGGCCGTTCCTGGCATGGAAGCTAATGAATGCACGAAATGACCTGATCTTTAATGATAAACAATGGAACACCAGAAGTATGAATTAATTAGTACTCTGAAGCAGAGAATTGCTTCACCAATCCATGATTAATGCAGTAATCTCTAGTATTAAGATAATTCCAATCTGGACTCACTAGCTGTTGGTTTCATTATGATAAACTTTGAAATTCTTACTGTTAGAAGAAGTTGCTAATATGCTTATGAGTCTGTCATCAAAGATCTGTTGTTTTTGTCAATAGAGAAGGAAATTGGCCAGTTCACATTTCAAATTCTAAATGTTTTTTTAGTTTCTTCTAAATTTTCTCAAGTTGTGATCAATATTCAAGAGATAGCATATAGTATTGATAGCATATGAAGATATCCCTTCTTTCATAAAACTAACATATATGTGGCCTCTATATCTACACATCTATCTCTTTCTGATCTCCATTCATGTGTGCTAGTTTTCtaaatgaagaaatgaaaattaattttcagtttttcaaagtttaattaagattTGAAAATCAATAGAAAAGTTcagtttaataattttatttttttcataaaaatattattataacttttcataataaaaattaaataattattaaaaatatttatgcacaatgataaaaaaaaataattatattattataaaagaataaataacacattaaaaaatttagaaagtaaaaaatattttttagtcatttattttttttattatggaagataataatatattttttaacattttaaattaaaaaattattttttatataattttttatataaaaataaaaataaaaatatttttaaaaaataaaaaaatatattttttacaaGTAAACCTGTTCTAACATTTTGTCATTACTAGTGTATATACTGGCAGAAACACATGCACCTTTATTGGTAGATTTCTTATAACATTAacatatgtaaatataaaaatatattttatgataaatatatttagaattataaattatttttataaataagatTACAAATATAGTAAGAAAAGAATAGTTAATTAAATTAGatcaattttaatttgatatcCCATTTGATCTACTTGAcggtaaataaaatatttttttatcataaatatttttttaatagaaaataattaacaCCTATTTGATATTATTGTAAGAGTTACTATTATTATTAGAGTtactatggagaaatttttttaaatatattaattaaaaagaaaaaaaaaattaaaagttaaatttatgAACTTTAGTTTAGCGGTACTAAGCTGAATCTttaatttgaatttcaattgtagttaattataaaaaaaaaattgaaaataaatttcatatattttaattataaaaatgttaaaataataaaatatttttttaaaaaaaattaaacaagtcTTTCATCTAAGGGtcaaataagttaaaaattaagttttttattaaataaataattatattttttaattaagacTAAATAAGTTTACActtgataaaatattatttttctaaaaataaaatattatttttctgtttttaaaataataatttttatattaaaaaatttttgttccatgttttctttttttttttattttaattaaaattaataaataatttttaatatttataattaggaaaaaatagtattttattattaaaaaatattttattaataattgtcacgacccaacctatgggccggaccggcactaggacctgggccagcctaaagcccccgaggcccgtagtaagcctaactattcattaacccaattctaaggcccatttgggcacaatttcaagaaaccaaccggacagagtccggccataaagtggacctttcaacggggagttttttactcacccgacctgtaaacacaatatacaatccattggggagctcagctcaccctccacatattcatatcatcataaagataaatggaagctcagctccctcatccagtccatcaaacatgcatataataattttacaggtctacAATAAGAACTTATATTACAAGCCCAATTTAAATGAaggtttctaacacatgcggaaattctagaaattcatagaattacacaaatattgataaacgacctgcgagggagaaaagcaggttaacctcaaaaatatcctcctgtggcctgaaaaatattgaactggagtgagcgttcgactcagagagtaaaatatcaattttaacaatctctataactatctaaaactaatgcaccctgtagagtgaaatgcaacatcaataacattttcacatcataacatcaaaaaggtaatttggagcactcacgcaccctgtaacatcaatcataatatatgggagctgatcccctatacagccctcttaaatccaacctggtgccagcgaagaactcaagccggactttcgcttaataaaccaaatcgggggtcccagcgaagaactcaagccgtgactaccccccgaaggatcgggtcccagcgaagaactcaagccgtgactacccgtcctatccatagtccacaccacatcacacgcacgccaacgcacgcactgctctaaattaccacaacaacatccatggcacgttaacagttatgaatgcaacataaatcgtgcctagagtttaactacataaatatatgcatataagtgatgcatgggcatgctgaacatataataatatcgaaattacaattaaaattaatattttactcacagacttgacggtggtcactgaggcggctgggcggaggaagaaggctgtcccggttcacctgacaattttattgcaatcatttaataaatttaactcaatacaaacaaagaaaaagaccaaatacgtcctaagtcgtgccgaaaatccggcagagtctcccctatacctaggacctacccaacctgtaaaatggctcaaaacacacttctatatttacaatccatatatccacagctcaatcatatcacacagcccctcctgggcccatcaaatcaatcatccatcacaatatgtaaaattttaatttagtccttataattgaccatttttgcaaaaactgcccaaataagctctaaaaattctaaaactttgccccgcggtccttagcaatattactaagctattgcaaaaagaatcataattttctaagctaccacgaatattttatggatttttaatcctatttaagcactagaaaattacgaaaaagcaaggttcgggtttacctttgccgattccgactttggggacgcgctcgggacgtctgacaatggggggatagccaaaacctcgatccaattcggagacttttccggtaacgggtctgtctggccggaaattcacagacctggacaactgtcgaatttccgcgaattgaggatacctacacgaagcccataacacgggggttagcacataaatttttcagaattttctaagctcatttactgctcggaaaaacactgcgaagttccgtgggacccaccgaaaaacggtgtcggaaaaattcgaaatttatgtcgccgcgaagctctcgacgagtggagcgctctggtactctcggttttctcgtggggtttacggtttgtgagaaatctagtccaaaagtcaaaatgggctaaaacttcccggacaaaaattggacaaaccgctcgatggatttcggtgttcttggtgtctatggaaagctctcgtcgagtagatgagtttagacacaagaccggtcctattggtggccggatcggccggattttgagcGGGTAGTCCAGGCGTCGTGTGCGCTGCGCGTCCTTTCTGatgccgttttccggcgttccaggcagtagccggccgtgggggagggccgaggtggggcgcctgcgaggtggggaggcaggggaggtggcggcgcggcaaggggaggagggaggagggagaaaagagagagagaaggggaggaggtcgacgcgcgcgggaggaagaaggaagaaaaagaaaaggccggtccgattcgaccggtccggttcgattcggacggtccgattcaggatacaaaattttgaatttttactctgcctcgggaccgaaaacgaggtccaaaaattccgaaaaaaatccaaaaaacttagaaaaattcgtagactccaaatatatttttagtttttccacgtggtctttaaattaatttttaaaaatcatcaaagtttatattttcggaaaatcgaacccgattttttaaaatccgaaaaatctcaaataatttcttaaaatttaattaaaattaaaatatcaataatactcataaaataataaaatttaaaattttttggggtgttacaataatagaCTTATTTAGTCttattaaaaaatacaaaaatttatttagctcaaatttaattttaaacttatttaaacCTCTAATGAAAATATagagatttatttttttttttttacatttaaaactactATAAATAATACAATTATGTGAATGTCCACAACCACCAAGAATcattattcaattcaattttataaCTCCCAAcatattaatttgtatattaattttcttatttatatttttataactcTTAAATATGTATTCATGGTATAGAATCTATAAAATAGAGGCTATATCCAAAGCAAGTGTTAGCAAGGCGTATGATTAAAggtattttctatttctaaaCTATTCTTCTCTTTCCTCTCCCaactttcttttcattttttttttaaatatttctcatagttttatatattttttatataaaaaaataatattcttttagaaaagtatttttaatttttaaactcaatttcaagcggcgtatattatttttttattgggcTCCATCTATCTATAatctattatttaaattaattaaaaattaaatttaattaattattaaaaataatgtatttttaaaaaagttaaaatttcaattctaatttaattataaCTAAGAGAAATATAAAATAATCTAATTTTATGTGAAACAAACGAAGTCTTAGAGTTGTTACAATTTCTTGATATTTACAAATATGCATACAAATACAACTAATGTATAAATACACATTTAAAGAAAACTTAGTATTATTAAATAAGTGCAAGTTGGCCAAATAGACGCTggaatatttttcaatttttcatttttattgccTCAAAACAAAAATATTTATCATTGTAATACATAGCAATTAACAAAGTTCAATTAAAtgtgaagaaaataaaaaaaaaatccactaaAATAATAGGAGaataaagtttaatttattttctaattttaataattatgaataattgaattcaaaactgtaaaattgattaatttattttatgaatttaataaaataggttaatttattttaaattatatctcATGCATCGAAAGCCTAAAATATTAATAGTAAATTATATTATATCCCttacattaattatttttcattctttaaaaattttataaaagtaataagtacttttttaataatttaaaaaatatttaaaaataaatttattcaaaaatcttgttgtttgaattataaaatatttgctgaattttattttaaattttgaaatgagataaatggtgaattaatggtaatttttattttattaaatttttgtcaTTTTTAAACTTGGAAATTCATTGTCCTAATAAATattgttaataatttattttcttaacatattaatttaaattattgaattttttattatattatcattAAATCACAAAAAgtacattaaatttttttatttattcaaagataaattttaatatattaaattttattgttcattaatataaataattttattatttaaaattttaattttaaatatttattttactataaaataaaattttacattaaaaattttaaattattttttactgcTAGTTGTGCATTGGTATGATTCGATTTGATAACACTACCCATATTTTCTCTTAGaggtaatttaattaaaatttaaacataattaatcgaataaaaattaaaataacattttttattttaattattatttttttgtaacAATTTGAATTATTATTTAACTGAATAGTAAATGCAATATAAGTTACTGTTTTCGTAAAGACAGAAATCTATAAATTACAGATAATTGCTTAACACTCTCTCTTTCGCCCTAAACATACAGAGCCGTCTCTCTTTCTCTGAAGATGATAATGTCGGCGCGGAGGATTTTCACAACTACTGAGAGGTTCTTCCGCTTTCAACTGCAAACGGAAATATTTTTTACGAGTAAACCTGTTGTAACATTTTGTCATTACTAGTGTATATACTGGCAGAAACAGATACACCTTTATTGGTAGATTTCTTACAACATTAACatatgaaatataaaaatatattttatgataaatatatttagaattataaattatttttataaataagatTATAAATATAGTAAGAAAAGAATAGTTAATTAAATTAGatcaattttaatttgatatcCCATTTGATCTATTTGAcggtaaataaaatatttttttgtcataaatatttttttaatagaaaataattaacacctatttgatattattataagagttactattattattagagttactatggagaaatttttttaaatatattaattaaaaaataaaaaaaaataattaaaaattaaatttatgaacttTAGTTTAGCGGTACTTTGTTACTTATAATACTCTTATTAAGGGATTGTGGGAAGCAAGGCGACCTGGAATTGCACTAGAAGTTTTCAAGAACATGTGTTCTCATGGTCAGCAGCCAGATAAAGTGACTTTTTCAATCATTCTTGATGGCTTGTGCAAACAAGGGTATCTTGATGAGGCACTCACACTATTTAAAGCGATGGAAAAGAGTCGGTTGAAGCCTGATTGTGTGAGTTTTACGATTTTGATTGATGGTATGTGCAAAGCTGGGAGGCTTAATGATGCCAAAGAACTATTTTTTAGGCATTTTGAAAAAGGCTTACAGCCTAATGTTTATACATATAGTACAATAATAAAAGGCCTTTGCAAAGAAGGATTATTAGATGAAGCATACAAAGTTTTTAGAGGAATGGAAAAGAGTGGATGTGTACCAAATGGTTGCTGTTATAATGTGATTATTCAAGGGTTTCTCAGGCATGAGGATGTAGCAAAGGCAACACAGCTTATTGATGAAATGGTTGATAAAGGATTCTCTGCAGATGCCACCACCTTCGAATGTAATACATTTATCGCGCAATGACGATCTCATTCTGAGAAAACTACGAAATCGTTCCAAATGTTCTAAAGATGCAAAGTTTAAGTGATATTTTAACAATCAAGACTTGCACAACAGATGGACGAGGTATTTGTTATGTTGTGAGTTGTTGCTACTTCAATATATTTCATTTGAGTACAATTACAATCCCTCTAGTAGTTACTTTCCCTTTTCAAAAGAAACTATATATTAGCACTAGATTATGATTTTAGGTTGTATATTCACATTAACATTTATGAATATGTTTGATTGCTAGATAAAAAGGACTGAAGTACTATTGGGTGAGTATGTGAATAACCTAAGATTTGTTATTGTGCCTATGCAGATACCTTTCCCTTTCTCTTGTGAGACCCTGCTACTTCCCTTATCAGTGCATTTTGTGTATAGTTTCAGTGTTGGCAATTCATTTATCAACCTACCATGATGAAtttctaatttttattatattcctAAAAGCAAAACTCGCACGCTAACTAGATAATTCCTTTTATATATGTAGAATGTATAAGCATATTTGTTCTGTGCTTAATTCTATGTGCATTTGCAGGTTTTTCACCCTTTTTCCATACAGGAAATCAGTGCATGTTGTGGTTTTTATCTTGCAAGCATTTTGTGATTCCATAATCACAATTAATAATGTGCCTATTCCCTAATTTGCAACTTTCTGCATTATTTTCTGCTTGATGATGCAACTGCAAAAAGTAGAAAGTGGATTGACGGAaaaaagaataagaagaagaagatagttATGGGTCCATGGCTAGGTTTAAAGGatggaaaaacaaaaaaaaaaaagaagggaagagaggggagggggggggggtgtttGCGTGTGGGGTGGTGTGTAAGCTTAAGACAGCTAGACAGTTGAAGTAGAAACATAAAAattgccatattggagtttgcttACTGTTAAAAGAAAGAGAATCTTCCAAAAAATGTTGGAATGTATTATACATAGAATTTGGGTAGTAGATACTTACATTATAGGTGTAAGTGATTTATGTTCAAATGGTTGCTAATAATGGAATGATATTTTTTGATATAATAGCAGCTTTACTTGTATTTCTATTTTATATGTTTAGCCACTGGCGTCCTGTATATTGTCATTTTATTTTCATGAGTAGGTTGGAAATATCAAAGCTTTATATTGTTGTTATGCACATGGAGAAAAAACCCAATTGTACTGTGACCTCATAACACTTCCCCTTCTTGTGCAGGATCTAGCTCTTGTGCTTCAGGTGCAAGTCCTTGTTCTACCGTACAAGAACAAGGAACTGCCTTTGATTTTACATATGATAATGGTACAGATTGGGAATTCTGTGTCTTTGTAGATTGAATTGGCTTGCATGAATTGTCATGACTTAGATGTCAATAGTAGAttaaacaaatatttaattattgtctGAGTCGCGTATATATTTTGTGCTAAAGTTTAGGATTTTTGGGAGTAGGTGTTGGAGTTGCTTATCAGATACTATTCGGTTATTGAAAGCTAGTTGTTTGCTGGTGATGTCAAATATGTGTTAATTGTTTAGAAGCATATGGTCATGCAAATAAAAATGGTTAATGCGTTAAATTAAACCATTTATAATGTTGTCTTCACCCACTAATCTACAGTTGCGAGGAAGTTTGTCACACACGTTCTCTCCCAACTTGACAACTTCCAACATATTCAAGAGAACATATAATCTTTGATTACTTATGACCTCTGAAGTTTGTTGCGCGCCAGAAAATTGCTTCACTAGTCGATGATTAATGCAGCAATCTCTAGCGTTAAGAGAATTCCTGTTTGGACTTTGCTAGAAGAAGTTGCTAATATATGAACATTTTAAGATTTGTTATTGTTCCTGTGAAGATGCTAATATATGAACGTTTTAAGACTTGTTATTGTGCCTATGCAGATGCCTTTCCCATTCTCTAATGAGAACAGAACCTTGCTCCTATTACAAATGAATTATAAGTGAATTATTTCGTGCCTATGCTAATCGAAAGAAAAATGGataattcttaaaattaaattatttgtaatgttATCTAGACGCACCAACCTGCAGCTGAAAACTCTAGGCCGCTTGGGGCGGCTGGGGCCGCTTGGGGCGGCTGGGGCCTTATGGGGCGGCTGGGGCCTTATGGGGCTAATGGTCAATCAGAAAAGTCTGTTTTGCTTCGCCTCTACATTTGAGATGAGCGTATTTTCTCCAATTGGTTGCTCTTGGCACGGAGGATGTGGAAAGCATGAAATGACCTGATCTTCAATGATAAACTATGGGAAACACCAAATATCATCAACAAAGCTATCCATCTGGTCGGTAGCagagttttggcactcccaattttttttattagaagtCTAAGGGTGGAAAATATAATTTTGGATCAGTTGAAGGATTAAAATGAACTTTATCATTAAAGTTATAGGTGGCAGCCCATTTTCACCCGCCGATGGCAACAGATAGGGTACTCGCGAAAATCACCTACTTAAATCTAAAcatgattaatatttttaaaatcaaattcatcataaattcgattaaaatttattatcaactgTCTAAATAAGTTCTAAACTCGATTATTATTATTCGAAAAATTTTagaatctatttaattttatatattttaaataataatttatataaaattttattttttattaataatttatattttgaggaggatgttagtcataggattaaagctgaataattgaagtggagacgtaccatgggagttttatgtgatcgtaagattcccaataagttgaaaggaaaattttaccgtacaaccatacgatcggctatgttatatgttatatggtagtgagtgttgggcactgaaagagtcatatgcgtctaagataagagttgcagagatgagaatgttaaggtggatgagtggccatactagactagataaagtccgtaatgagagtattagagaaaaagtaggagtggtgccaattgaagataagttgaaagaagggagattgaggtggtttggtcatgtgaagtgtagacatacgaggttccagttagacaagtagagcacattaggttagaggatagaaagaaaaaaagggatagacctaaattgacttggaggagagtagtacaacatgatctagaagcattacacatttctgaggatttaacccaaaatcgtttagagtagaaaaagcaaatccatatagccggccccaaattttttgggataaaggcttagttaagttgagttgaatattaataatttatattttaaaattttcataaaatatttaaatcctattttatttaaaataaaaatgtaaaatttacaaatattattataaaaaatatatattttatatttaattaaatattaatataaacttgttcaaataatAAATACCTAACATGTAAAACCAAACTCGTCATGAATACTActttttaaatttgaattcttcCTAAACCCAACTGTATATtatctaaatatattttattagggTTTAGTCGAATCAAGTATCCATAAAAATCAATCTGTTTGATCTCTATATgaacttttttaatatatatatatatatatatatatatatatatatatatatatatattatcaaagGGAACAAATTGGGACAAAACCTCCGGGTTTCTTTGAGCCAAAAAAAGAGTAAGGGGAGCAGGGAATTTCCAGCAAAGATCAATGCCTTTatttgtagcgttcaatagttccatcagaacgggtcttgattttgtaaatccatttgcaaccaataggggtcttgtttggtggaagatcaactaaattccaagtatgagttttctctaaagcctgaagttcctcagtcatagcttgctgccaaagagggtcagtacttgcctcacgataagaacgaggctcatgaagggttgcaatagtagagtaacagtgaaaatcagaaagataatgaggagtttctcttacacgggtagaacgacgaagagtagtgctaggagtgtcacaccttactcctctttaaggcatcacatgatcccgtagaatacctaatgaactacagcacttcacctaccgataactcattaagtaccctacaagggattttaaaataattttcttatttttgataagtggtgagcattttctaataagtacttaaaacatgtaGTTAaactaaaactagttaatatttttggcccattttatttttac encodes:
- the LOC131172028 gene encoding pentatricopeptide repeat-containing protein At1g62930, chloroplastic-like, encoding MSARRIFTTTERFFRFQLQTEIFFTSKPVGLWEARRPGIALEVFKNMCSHGQQPDKVTFSIILDGLCKQGYLDEALTLFKAMEKSRLKPDCVSFTILIDGMCKAGRLNDAKELFFRHFEKGLQPNVYTYSTIIKGLCKEGLLDEAYKVFRGMEKSGCVPNGCCYNVIIQGFLRHEDVAKATQLIDEMVDKGFSADATTFECFSPFFHTGNQCMLWFLSCKHFDLALVLQVQVLVLPYKNKELPLILHMIMTHQPAAENSRPLGAAGAAWGGWGLMGRLGPYGANGQSEKSVLLRLYI